GCTCACGATGTTATCCAGTGCCGCTGCGCACAGCGCGTCGCTCTGCGCGTTGTCATAGTCTGAAATGTCTTTGCAGTTGGCTACAAACAGCTGCGAAGGGGTAAAGGGTGGTGCGCATAAGAAATTGACAGCGCccttatatatgtattatatgtataaatatactgTGCACACGAGACAAGTAAATGCGACCGTTTATCCTTTGCTGACATATCTACACGGCAGTTTTGCAAACAGCATTCAATTGCCATTCTACGTGGTGTTATTTCCACGTGGGATGTGCAAGAATACACATGcatgtaactttttttttaatcatttacGCTTTTACATTTATGGTTGTAAGGGGGTTATCCTCCACAGGTATGCTCAAAATGCGGAAGTGACCCAAAatgctcttcattttggcgAATTAAaaccaaatttttaaaaaaggagaaacaaaaaaaggaaggggaagaaaaggaagaaaaggaaaaaagggaaaaaaagtaacatacgacaaaaaaaaaaggcaagcatatacatgtacatgcacatatatgcatacatatatgtacgagTTAACAAAACGGCTGCTGTTTACCAGAAGccccttttccccattttctgCAAATGCGCAATCAACAAAGGTGTCAATTTTGTTGCAAAACTGGATAggcttctccctcttttattttatctttttttttttattttccgttTCATGGCGCAAGGGGGGAATGTCAAAGTGgttttaaatatgtaaagGCCACATTTTCTtgaaaattatgtaaaatataggattaaaaaaagcagcaaaatgaaaatgagcGCCACAAACAACCGCGGAAAccaaaaggtggaaaaaaaagtgttatCTTTGTTGCAAAGTACATAAACAGGTAGCATCATAACCggcgttttaaaaaatcatcgcatgaaaaatatatttatctgtacaatatatatatatatatatgcaaaacaGAACACCCGCTTCGCCAATTTCTAAATCGTCAATTGAAGTCACGCACGGCGTGAGGTAGAGCTTCAGTTTTTATGGCATAAAAGGTTACTCGAACGAAATTTCACCGTTGGCCTGttctgcatatttttttttttttctccctggcgtttttttttaatttgtgataaaaataaaactgatGTTATGTTGCctataaaaaaaggttactCCTATAGTTACTCACAGACGAACCACAGTGTCCCTTCGTTTCACTCGAAAGTTaaggaaataatataattacaaaGTTTGCCCAAATTGCCATTGCTACAAATATGATGTTTCTTCtgcgtttttcttttactgTATGATGAACAAActcgatttttttccccccttgatgttttgcaaaaaaattacggtGAAATGCTTATATAACTActacataatatatacatatatatatatgtagtacTGATTTTTACCTATGTATATCTATCGCCACTCCTACGTTATGTCACAAGCCCTCGTTAGCATGCATgtgatttattttcatccatGCTTTCTCCCCTCATTTGTACGAAGCCCCCCTTTCACATGGCCTAAACCTCGCTCGTAATTTTTGCCCTATGAAATATCCCCCCCTCTGTATCTACCATCCATCTGTTCATTTCAAACCTGATCGGTATTACTATATGCTTAtgcttatatttatattaatgttTAAATGTACGTGCGTACATGTTATTAGTGCTAAGCCGAAAGGCACTTCGATCGAACTGCTTTACTTGACTGCCATTCCTACACCTCCATTCATCTCGCATTAAATATaacttcccttttgctttcCATATGAatagtttttaatttatatactATTAATTTTACGGTtctatattttgtatttttattttcacatatattttttacttatcaTTAAAGTTCGTTAGTGTAAGGCTTGTTTTATTTGACCTACAGTAGGGCCATAGTATAGATAAGTTTATGTGGCCATCTGAGAGCAGTGATTATCCTTCCTTCTTCCGAACCGGTTGACGAGCGCGCCGCATCGCATAAACTGGCAGGTAATTCCCGTGCGCGCCCATCGACGTGACCACTTGGTTGACCGATTGCTTAGTCGACTGCTTAGCCGGCTGCTTAGTCGACTGCTTAGCCGGCTACTTAGTCGACTGCTTAGCCGACTGCTTAACCGGCTGCCTAACCGGCTGCCTAACCGGCTGCTCGTGCGCACGCTTATGCTTGTGCTTATGCTCATATTAACGGCGCAACCGCTCCACCCCCGACACCATCGCATCGCCCCGTGCagttttcctatttttataaaatgaatgaaaatgGAATAGGagagaataaaaacaattttaaaaaaggtgagAAACGCTCCAAGAAAGGGAACCCCAAAAAGGTGGGCAGCAAGGATGATCAAACAAAATCAGACCCTGCAGGTGCCCCAAGTGGAGAAGTGCATAGCGCAAATGCGCGCGAGGGTGATGAAGTAAAAGAAAACAGCGCGAACACTCCAAGCAAAAACAATACGAGCAACCTATTTTCatcgaacaaaaaaaaaaacaaacagaagaagtatgaaaataacatggggaaaaacaaCTCCGATATGCAGGGAAACAATTTGAAAACAAGCCCATATGTTAATTTGGGGGATGATGATATGGATGAGGGGGCAGAGGGCGATGGTTCCTATGGCCAGGATAACAATAATGATGTAAaggatatgaaaaaaaattaccaagaAAGGAATGTAcatgaaaattatgataatCAAAATAGTACCATTGTTGATGtgggagaaaatgaaaagaatccagaagatgatgaagaagaaaaaaaggaaaaaaaattggaagagAAGAACATTTAGTCGTTTCACCCCTGGGGGTGTACGCGCAAGCACAGTTCTCTTTATATGTACAGCCATAGGAGTTGGCTTTCTCTCCATACCATATGTATTTTCAAAGTTAGGGATAATATTAAGTCTACTGTTGATACTTCTAAACGCCTTGGAATCCTACGTCACGACGAACATTCTATGTTTGTCATCCCTAGAACATAACACATTTGTATATGGaaatttgctaaaaaaaataggacaTAAGTACCACAAGATTATCATCGACTTGGGGCTGACGTTTGGTTTTCTCTCCAGTTATATTTTGATATTGATACTAataagtaattttttaagtagcATATTGTACGTTTTTGATTTcccatcctttttttataaccaCACCTTTTTGATTACACTAGTGTGTGTACTGATAGTACCTATAACATTTCGCGACCAGGTGGGGTCTCTAAACTCGtttttgatattttcctTATGCTCCTTAACGATAACGGTATTAACGATAGGATGGCAGGCACCAGATTACTACACCATATTGATTAACAAGGATATAGTGCTATTCAACATGGAtaagcattttttcaaatgcttcaatattttgttattttccttttcgcaaCAACCAAATGCATGTTTTATAGCTGGACAATTTAATCAGCCGACTCACAAGAGATTAACAAAATCAGCGTACAGGAGTGTTCTAttgcaaattattttttacactctCTTTGGGCTTGTAGGATATTTGTCCTTCCTAACCACGACCACTGATAACATCATATTGAATTATGAAGACACAAATATATCCAtacttttatgtaaatttctCCTATCAATAacgtttttttccgttccgTTAAATTTTATGGGGTCCTATTCAAGCTTACTATCATTGTACTTATCCGCTCGTAATATGTTTCTTAAATTTTACGTGTATGTATCGAGAAGGAATAGGTACATGGCTAGCTTATCCACCTTTTTACGCGAGGATGAGGCCAACCCCTTTGAGGAAAATGCCCTTGATAATTTGACAGAAAATTCGAGCACAACGGAATCGCAAGCGGAGGACAAAACTCAGCGAAAAATCATCTCCATTTCTGTCACCATTATATGCGCCCTTATAGCGTTTAATGTTAAAAGGTTATCCAATGTTATTGGCATAGGAGGAGGAATCATGTCTACGCTGATATCCTGGTAAGGATCCCCAAACCATTTGGGTAGaataaagaggaaaaaagtgATTCCAATTGTTGTTGTCACCTCCCACATGTGTGTTTTCATATGCCCTCTGTTAGAACCGCATCCGTACGTTCTGCTGCCATTCATATTTTACCATgtcaccttttttcttttttttcccctcctttccCCATCCCTTTTAGCCTTTTACCCAATTTGATTTACTTTAAAAATAGGCATAATGTAAAGAACAAGCTGGAGCGATATTCAACCCTTTGCATGTTatgctttttctccttcatgggttttttttctgtcatcAGTACTGccttaattttaattttttaacgaaGGGGAGGGTGCGCTTCGCCCTGAGGGCGTTTTTCGCGCATCTGGAGGATTCCCCCCCATGAGGCGTATTTTCCCTCGCCGGGCGTATTTCCCCATTCATTTCTGCCTTCCGCGTGACACACATTGGGACAGCCCCCATTGCGCGGTGCTCatgtctttatatttttttgtatacaaCGACGTTTTCAATGTGCacttgttttttccctcattGGAATAACTCGCAACAGGGCAaagttaaagaaaataaatcaaacGCACCGTTCGGGATGTTGCTAAGCATTGGTAGGTAATAAGTTCGGTCTATGTGGGCTGGAGTGCCCTGTGTTTGGAGTGACACGTATAAGAAGCGTTGTgtgcgtgaaaaaaaaaaaacccacaAGGGCAACGAAATTAACAAAAGAATTGACGAACTATGAAAAGTGGAGCCGTCtgggtgaaggaaaaaaatatcagtgAGTCACATAAAAACGCTTTGCAATTTCGTATGCGCATTTATACCTTACCGCTTAATAGCATATTCTACATATCAAAATGACAATGCAAAATTtcttgttgtaaaaaaagcacaagCGGTACACTTAATGCGTGTAGTAAAGgggagggagagaaaaaataagggaaggaaatgttaggaaaggaaaattaaagAAGGCAAAAGTGAACAGGGCAAAAGTGAACAGGGCAAAAGTGAACAGGGCAAAAGTGAACAGGGCAAAAGTGAACagggcaaaaataaagaggGTAAAAATCaaggggcaaaaatgaagaaggaaaaaatagggaaggaaaaattattaaaaattaaacaaaactATGGAAACAAATAAGATAACTGGGAGGGGGAGGGAGTCAACAGTGTTGTGGCATGGGGGTGTTATACTATGTTGCATCCGGTGTAATCATACATGCGAAGTGTACATACCGTACAGATGCAAGTACGTGGAAAGTGGTTCGCGCTTGTAGCACGGAAACGTATTAACTACAAAAAAGTGCTGAGATATGCATCGGCTAGTAAAATCATGTcggttattaaaaaaaaaaaaaaaaaagtgggcacATAGCATTCGTAAagtgtatatacacatatatatgtgcctTCACGCAAGCTACGCACCCGTGAATATTACTCTAACTGAAGTTTTCTCTCGTGGATCGGTTCCTATGCATAGGTTATTTATTGGTACACTACTCTACATATTACTTTGCGGGAGGGGCGCTCACAGATGTGCAAATACGAACTGAACGTTCTTCGTCTAAATGGAGGGGGACACACATTATCTGGAAGTGTAGTACTATGACGTGGCGTCCGTGAGCAATCCTTGGCGGCTTCTACGATCTGTTAACGGTGGAAGAATATTTCctgcacacacatgcacaaacGTATGCCTGCAtttacatgtgcacacatgggGTTATGTGCGGCCTCCGTTTTCAGTACTTCGTTATAGAGTGGCGCGTTGGACCTACTCGTGAGCGCTCATTTGGCAGTCGGCCGTGTAAGCAAAGCTTCATCCGCGGAATAGAGGCTAATCATTACGGATAAGTGCCACCCGTGAGAGTGTCTGTACGAGTGTGCACGCGTGCCCACGCGTGCTCCTCGCCAAGCAATCCCTCCCGTAGCTCATGGTGACAACGCGTGTCGAAGGATGCCCTGCAAACTTTTTCGACTTGAATGCGTGACAGACTGAATCGCATTCAGTAAGAAACTTTACACGGTGAACTTCCGTCAATGGACACGAGATTACGGATTCGCTCTTACAAATTACCCCCCCACCGGTAGCTTCTTACAAACACTAATCTCTCGTGAATTCTGGCACTAACCCCGCAGTTTTCCCTATAGAGGAACGCCCTCCCATCGTCTATTCCCTTGCGGATCTTAATAAGCATTAAAAGGCTCAAACTGCTCATCTCGAACCCTGGCTCACTTATTATCCTCATCGTTGCTGTCAACCTTGCGATCGCTGTGGTCATTATCGACAGTGTCATTGTTGTGAACACTCTGTTCATTGTCAATGGTCTCGTTGTTGTCTACACTTCCATTGTTCGTACTGTTGTTAGTGTTGCTATGATTTCGGTTATTGTTCTTATCCCTGTTGCTGCTTCTGCCGttgttgcttcttcctttgaTGTTCTGTGCGTCCCCATCATAGTAATAATTATTGGCGCCGCTCATATCGTTGGGGTTACAAGTCCCCATGCTGCCATTATAGTTGATTTCGTCATTTGTGTTACTCTTGTTAAGACTCATTTGGTTTAAGCCATTGTTACTATATTCGTTGTTTGGGAAGGGGTGGTTGTAAAAGTTTAGCCCATACGCGTGGTTCATGCTGTTTAGATTCCCTTCcatcatttcgttttttttcgtcatattatttattatattatcatCGGCCGacatatcttcattttttaagttcccatttccttcctttttttcatgtgcCATGTTTTTCACCCCATCATCAGCATGCTCATTGTTAACAGCAGAAGGATAATTTACGTTCCCCATTCTATAATTTATAAGATTATGTTCATCCTCCTTTCCAGGGGTGAGATTATAATTAGTGATGCAATTAAATTCCGAGGTGTAGTTGCTCACTTGTCCATTGCTCCCGGGGAAGTTACTCGTGTGATTGACATCGTTTCCGTAGTTGCTcatttgtgccatttgtgCTAGTTGCGTCATTTGAGTCATTTGACCAGTGTAGTAGTTCATCTCACTACCGTAGCTGTTCGAATTATACGAGAGGTTAGTCGTCCCATGGTTTGCTGTGGTGCTGTACGCAGGGTAGGAAGTGACATTGGAGCTTAGGTGATCGTAGTAGTTTACCTTATAGGGATTGTTCAGTTCGCTGTTTACGTTGTGGTAGTACATGTAGTAGTTTTTGTTGGGATCTCCCCCAGTGGGCACCCCAGCAGGAGCTGCTACTCCCGCTGCAGAGACgttcttattttcttcttcatccgcCTGGTTGTTCGCTACCTTACTACTGTTGCTGCCACAGTTAGGGGGGTTGTTGCTGGTCCACccgttgttgttgttgttgttgttgccgCCGCTTCCGTTACCGCTGTGCGCGTTGTAGTTGGCTTGGTTGTAGTTCCCCTGTGGGTAGCCTGCCTGGTTGTAACTTCCCTGTGGGTAGTTGCCCTGCGTGTAGCCTCCCTGTGGGTAGTTGCCGCCATACGCGCCCACATTGTAGCTCCCCATGTTCATTCCTTTCAAGCTGTTCATGTGCATTTGataattgttatttttgtagTAGTAATTATTTCCCTCTCCGCCCCcctttccaatttttgccCCATTGGATTTGCTCACCTTAATTTTACAGCCCTTAAAATCATGACCATCCATTTCGGTTAAAGCTCTAATACATTCATcgtgattaaaaaaatgaataaagcAGTATATtctattttgatttttctgcGTATTTTTAATCATCTTAACGAAGCAGATACTAGAGTAAAAGCGAGAAAAAAGCGTTTcgatttcttcctttgttgTCCCTTTGGGGAGCCCCCCAACGTATATAGAATATGTGCCCTTATCATCCAGCTCAACGTCTAGGCTCTTCTCAGTCGTATTAACATCATCACTCACATTGTATTTGGCCCAGTTCAACTTGAACTTGTGTATCCTTCCAGGTATCCATTTACCGTTTAAATTATCAAAGCAGTACTTGGCGATGTCATAATTGGTGAATTCTATAAATGCATAGGAATATTTTTGCgagtttttctccttgcataattttacatttattatatctTCGGCAAATTCGTAAAACATACAGTATATGATATAGTTCTCATCTACCACTTcgtcttttattttgtctagGTCTCCTACCCACAGGGTTTTCGTCGTGTTGGAGCtgcttccttccttcttttcctttaccAATTCGCTCTTATTTGTGTTACTCATTTTGGGTGAGagtgtttaaaaaagttttgtaCTTCCCTCGTTTGCTGTGTTTGTCTCGTTCGCCCCTTCGTTGCGTTTGTCTCGTTCGCCCCTTCGTTACGTTTGTCTCGTTCGCCCCTTCGCTACGTTTGTCTCTTTGCCTTatgggggagaagtggggGCTTCTGTATAAGCCTACACActttccctttcttcttAAAATTCAGGGGGGCAATGGAAAGGAAATCCTCCActagtaaaaaaaggggtacacaAATGGATTTTCCTTCTCCGTATTGTACTATGCTTACCTGTACGTTAcgttattttcctttttttttttttatctctttAGTAGTACAGTCTTTGTCGTTTCCTCTCcggattctttttttttccccccccctgctgtAACGTCCTACTTCGCCTGCTACTTCTGATGGTTAGAAGATTCACTTTCAGTCGAGTAGCAGGAGGGCTCGCAATGCTCTCTTAGCAATTAGTTTGTACAAAAGGGGCAACTCTTCACGCATGTGTTTTTGTGAGTAAGTGTATGCTTGCATGTGGGTTCTATGAAGCATGCGTTTGCATGGGAGGGCATAATCACGAGCATGTACGCGACGGGCATGAGCACGCGCATGTGCATAGGTTAAGGTAGCTAATGCTGCGCGATCTGCTATCCCTTTTGCGTACTCTCCCTCTCTCTTCCTTTCTACTGTTAAACAGcacaaaagaaataaaaaatggccagaaaattaaaacatcGCAGTTGAcacttttaccattttagTGGATGCGTAGATGGGTTTCTAACTTAGTGTATGTTTGCCTTCGCAGCAAGCTGcttgaaaaaatgctattaacttattttatatattttttttacttattttttttgcttttttttttacttttttttgttattattatttatttttttttttttgcacttaaAACAAGTGCTTCGCTTAACCAAAGCatattttcgtattttttaattttgctttaGATTTCTATATTTTCAGCGTTTTTACCTTAAGCACTTTTTGCAAAGGTGTTTTTTCTATCGCTTTGCATTTGTTTCATATAtgcgttgtttttttttttaaaggaataaaatgtTTCCATtcacatttattatttcgttttctaaattattttgtttcgcTTCGTTAGTTTCGTTGGATTGGTTGGATTCGCTGGATTCGTTGGTTTCGTTAGTTTCGGTTCGCCGGTTCGTTTTGTCACTGCAtatgttttgctttttttatattctgtGTTTAACCGCTTCagtttttgctttcttcctttcttccgttattctttttcgttcccttttttcttagTTTTTAAGTGCTTAGTTTTAGTTTATTAGTTTACTTTGCTGTGCACCGCGTTTATACGCACGCTTTACGCCTATGCAATAAAGTTCGCGCACATTTGCAAGTATTTTGCAATTGCCTTCTTTCtctctctatatatatataattgctTCTACATGAGCGCAGGAAAAAAGTGAGATCGAAGAGGCGCCGAGGGCAGTGCATATCTTAAACCGTAgcggtatattttttttgtccctcctACCACATAGTTACTACTATTGAGGCCTATTACGCCACTACCGCGGAGCGAGTGTATACATGCATGAGTATTTTTACGTCATGAATTAACACTTTATGCGAAAATTGTTTTGTTTACGTCCCCGCCGTGGGATTTATTATaggttttttgtttttttcttttttcttttttttaatttttcttccctccacACATGATGAGATAGATATAAAAGCATAAGCGTTTTATTATCATTcacatgcatacacacaaCAGAACATAAATGATACCTGTCGCTTGTTAGCCTACTACCACCATTTGGAATCACTGTcaatttcgctttttctccACATCTTCATTCCCGAGTTCCCTATTTTGCTCAACTGTGTATAGATGTGCACATATCCCATGTGCATCTTTACATATATGCCGATTAGGCATATGGGAATATGCTCATTGCTTTATAAAtgattccccttttcacGTTCTACTTTTTCACCCTACCTCACAACTGGCTtagaaaattttcgaaaaatcaATGAGCCCTCTGTTCCTCCTACACCTAGAtgggtttaaaaaaaaaaaatagcagaTATCTCCCCGCTGGGCATGCAAACAAGCAGTGAGCTTTTTATGGGTATAAGTGTACTGGCCGCGGAATGGCTATCATATAGCGGCTTAGCAACGACTCGTTAACGTTAATCGTTTAAAGAGGATAGCGCCCTatgatccctttttttgtgcttgtaGCACCACCACTGCTGATGCTGCAAAACGGTTAAAAGGctcctttccttttgcagCACAAGGCATGTGAAACCTGCTTCTTTCGGAGTTTCAGCAGTGAAGTATTGCAGCTACACATTTATTAGGAATTCACCTTCCGGGGCAAATTTTCCTCATCTTTTAAAAGAAGAGTGCGTATGTGCTAGTACCTTTGATTACTGGTACCACCATGCGTGTGCAGATAAcgggtgggggaaaaaacgcagCCTAGCCTAGATGATACCTGCATGCACAGAATACGCCTGTTAGTTTTTATGAATGAAGAATTAGTTAACCAAGCGTTGTGTTAGTGTTATGTGTACcaaatgcgtaaaaaaaaaaaaaaaaacctacgtacatacgtaatCGTAATAATGTGTTATGTGTGTTCTGCACTTAGGTTCGCAAATGGGGATGGAATTGGGACTCCAAACTGCGAACGAAGTTGAgcgatttaaaaatgtaatgcaAAATGTTGTTAATTAAGGTGGCATATCGGTAGGGTGAAATGTTGGCTAGTAGATATGTCGCCTAGGAGACATGTCGGCGTGTGGGTGATTGGTGAAACTGGGATCGATCAGGTAGCTACGCAAAGTGCCAACaacaacaaagaaaaaaatgccgatGATAATGATAACGGTAGTAAAGGTAACAAAATCGAAGGCAACAATAATGGAGGTAACCCTAACGGTGGGTATTAATAAATGCCGCCTTGTCTCCCGTTTGGCGGCAACATTTGACGAATTAATTATGTACAAAAACAAGGATAacgatttttacaaaaaaaacaggggCGATGTTGGGGAATCCCCGTGTAAACAATCCTTAAATTTTAGCGCGCGTGCGTGGAGTACTTTTATTCCGTCACTTGGCGCGCTGCCCCTCCGCGTTGGTCATTTCTCCGTTGCCTCCTCCCTGCTGAGGCACTTTGCTCAACTCGTTCTCTGCACCGTTACTTCCTTGGGGTAACATCTGCTCCTTTCCTTCTCCCTCGACACTCCCCTGCAAAGCTACCTTGGCTGTAACATCCTCACGCACATCGTCCAGGTTTCCCCCTATGGTCTGCAACGAATCATACACATATTTGACGGTGTCCGCATTGTGCAAAATACCGATATGGCTATAATTCTCAAAGTGTTTCTTCTCTGTTgcgttgtaaaaattattgcatGCTTCTAAACTTTCGATGGGCACAGTTCCGTCACCTATTCCGTAATAAATATCAGGTTCCTCATTtaagttttccttttgaaaaaacagCAAATAATCGGTGCTCTTATTTTTAAGGGTACTATATACACAATATATAGGTACCCCATGGTCCATCGAAAAATGCCTCTCTCTGTATTGTTTATGATTATTGTACTTTTCCCTCAAGTCAT
The window above is part of the Plasmodium cynomolgi strain B DNA, chromosome 11, whole genome shotgun sequence genome. Proteins encoded here:
- a CDS encoding transmembrane amino acid transporter protein (putative), producing MNENGIGENKNNFKKGEKRSKKGNPKKVGSKDDQTKSDPAGAPSGEVHSANAREGDEVKENSANTPSKNNTSNLFSSNKKKNKQKKYENNMGKNNSDMQGNNLKTSPYVNLGDDDMDEGAEGDGSYGQDNNNDVKDMKKNYQERNVHENYDNQNSTIVDLGIILSLLLILLNALESYVTTNILCLSSLEHNTFVYGNLLKKIGHKYHKIIIDLGLTFGFLSSYILILILISNFLSSILYVFDFPSFFYNHTFLITLVCVLIVPITFRDQVGSLNSFLIFSLCSLTITVLTIGWQAPDYYTILINKDIVLFNMDKHFFKCFNILLFSFSQQPNACFIAGQFNQPTHKRLTKSAYRSVLLQIIFYTLFGLVGYLSFLTTTTDNIILNYEDTNISILLCKFLLSITFFSVPLNFMGSYSSLLSLYLSARNMFLKFYVYVSRRNRYMASLSTFLREDEANPFEENALDNLTENSSTTESQAEDKTQRKIISISVTIICALIAFNVKRLSNVIGIGGGIMSTLISW
- a CDS encoding RNA binding function (putative) gives rise to the protein MSNTNKSELVKEKKEGSSSNTTKTLWVGDLDKIKDEVVDENYIIYCMFYEFAEDIINVKLCKEKNSQKYSYAFIEFTNYDIAKYCFDNLNGKWIPGRIHKFKLNWAKYNVSDDVNTTEKSLDVELDDKGTYSIYVGGLPKGTTKEEIETLFSRFYSSICFVKMIKNTQKNQNRIYCFIHFFNHDECIRALTEMDGHDFKGCKIKVSKSNGAKIGKGGGEGNNYYYKNNNYQMHMNSLKGMNMGSYNVGAYGGNYPQGGYTQGNYPQGSYNQAGYPQGNYNQANYNAHSGNGSGGNNNNNNNGWTSNNPPNCGSNSSKVANNQADEEENKNVSAAGVAAPAGVPTGGDPNKNYYMYYHNVNSELNNPYKVNYYDHLSSNVTSYPA